The following coding sequences lie in one Candidatus Nitrospira allomarina genomic window:
- a CDS encoding ABC transporter ATP-binding protein: MSGNPSPTLNHDSPQWLVQARGVVKSFGEGETRIPVLKGVDLTVAHGEVLLLVGPSGSGKTTLLSVIAGILESDEGEVRILGESILELSASEKTKFRLDHLGFIFQQYHLLPTLTAVENAAVPLLIRGVAKHEALAQAENILGSMGMGERLVALPTRLSGGEQQRVAIARALVSDPQLLLCDEPTANLDGETGHRIVQQLHDIGKQHDRGVIIVTHDTRIFEFGDRIVHMEDGRVDQIQEGQETPV; encoded by the coding sequence GTGAGTGGGAACCCGTCTCCGACTCTTAACCATGATTCGCCTCAGTGGTTGGTGCAGGCCAGGGGGGTGGTGAAATCGTTTGGGGAAGGAGAGACCAGGATTCCTGTCCTGAAGGGAGTTGATTTAACTGTCGCCCACGGGGAAGTCTTGTTGCTGGTGGGGCCTTCGGGTAGCGGGAAAACAACTCTCTTGTCGGTGATTGCCGGTATTTTAGAAAGCGATGAGGGAGAGGTGAGAATTTTGGGCGAATCCATTCTGGAATTGTCCGCGTCGGAAAAAACGAAATTTCGCTTGGATCATCTCGGTTTTATCTTTCAGCAATATCATCTCTTGCCCACGCTCACCGCGGTTGAAAATGCCGCAGTGCCGTTATTGATTCGCGGAGTCGCCAAACACGAGGCCCTGGCTCAAGCGGAGAACATTCTTGGGAGCATGGGCATGGGAGAGCGCTTGGTCGCATTGCCAACCAGACTGTCGGGAGGCGAGCAGCAGCGGGTAGCCATTGCCCGAGCCCTGGTGAGTGATCCCCAGTTACTGCTGTGTGACGAACCGACCGCGAATCTGGATGGAGAAACGGGACACCGGATTGTGCAGCAATTGCATGATATCGGAAAACAGCATGATCGGGGGGTGATTATTGTGACGCACGATACCCGGATTTTTGAATTTGGCGATCGCATTGTCCATATGGAAGATGGACGAGTGGATCAGATCCAAGAAGGACAGGAGACACCCGTTTAA
- a CDS encoding efflux RND transporter periplasmic adaptor subunit: protein MVLRRLSFWIALGGIILTIATLWGANKKVAPPPPMEAPPQNPYPVTVAAAGIIEAVNENVRIAPPVSGLVTKVSVTVADHVEQGDPLFQLDDRALRAQLQTKTDSLPSAAARIAEQEIRLRDVQDQLQRLQSVTDRRAVSEDDVKRKWHEAEGAKRALIRARADFHLAKTERDEVQALLNRLTVRAPRAGTILQVNVRSGEYATVNPIEPLIILGDTETLQVRADIDEVNAPLMVPGSPAVAYLKGFTDKAISLTFARIEPYIVPKRSLTGDNRERVDTRVLQVIYRFERPAFPVYVGQQVDVYIERPVERVSDQDHNRSENGTSPSHTSLPLSETGKAP from the coding sequence ATGGTACTGCGGCGTTTGAGTTTTTGGATCGCGTTGGGGGGCATCATTTTGACGATTGCGACGTTGTGGGGCGCTAATAAGAAAGTGGCTCCGCCTCCACCGATGGAAGCCCCTCCTCAGAATCCGTATCCAGTCACGGTGGCCGCAGCAGGCATTATTGAGGCTGTAAACGAAAACGTCAGGATCGCGCCTCCGGTCTCCGGTCTGGTGACGAAGGTGTCTGTCACAGTGGCGGACCATGTTGAGCAGGGAGATCCGTTGTTTCAGTTGGATGATCGGGCGTTGCGGGCCCAACTGCAAACCAAGACCGATTCGCTCCCGTCTGCAGCGGCGCGGATCGCCGAGCAGGAGATCCGGCTCCGGGATGTCCAGGACCAATTACAGCGGCTTCAGTCGGTCACAGACCGTCGGGCGGTCAGTGAAGATGATGTGAAGAGGAAATGGCATGAAGCGGAAGGTGCCAAGCGGGCGTTGATTCGGGCAAGGGCTGATTTCCATTTGGCAAAAACAGAACGGGATGAAGTGCAGGCTTTATTAAATCGTCTTACGGTTCGGGCACCGCGTGCGGGGACGATTCTTCAGGTCAACGTTCGATCCGGGGAATATGCCACGGTGAATCCCATCGAGCCGCTCATCATATTAGGGGATACGGAAACCTTACAGGTGCGGGCTGATATCGATGAAGTCAACGCGCCGTTGATGGTGCCGGGAAGTCCGGCTGTAGCCTACCTTAAAGGGTTTACGGATAAGGCCATTTCGCTCACCTTTGCTCGGATTGAGCCCTATATTGTGCCTAAACGGTCACTAACCGGGGACAATCGGGAGCGGGTCGACACCAGGGTGCTCCAGGTGATTTATCGATTTGAACGGCCTGCTTTCCCGGTCTATGTCGGGCAACAAGTCGATGTCTATATCGAGCGCCCTGTTGAACGGGTTTCGGATCAGGACCATAACCGATCCGAGAACGGAACTTCGCCATCTCATACCTCCCTTCCATTATCGGAGACCGGGAAGGCTCCGTAA
- a CDS encoding efflux transporter outer membrane subunit → MIATKHLPMLLMILFLPGCLLGPDYQQPDLNVPEDWNRMTLESSSSQLPITVGQVPEAEWWRMFGNDELNGLIEQALDRNHDLRQAAFRVLEAHAIAYGSGAGLYPNVSLNGSYSRIRRSESILVGPTGGAPEGFAPPGANFDIWRADIDLRWELDLWGRIRRGKEAFTAEALGSEMNRRGLLLSLVGEVGDSYFRLRELDEQVEIAERNLALQQDSLSIIRSRAQAGLVSDLDVKREETLVAQTASQIPEFRRQRAVQLHQLEVLTGANPGTLVLSSKPLRSVMAQPTIPVGLPSDLLQRRPDILEKEEILKAANARIGEARAYFFPSVAITGNGGFLTSEFDQWFKWGSRNMAIGPSVTLPIFEGYTNLARLEVAENRYQQMLEDYHQTILNAFREVADVLVALQTRKEQLVSQHQHVAAARESLELADIRYRKGLVSYIDVIDAQRIVLDAELGVVQTERERLTAMVDLFKAVGGGWEQEQLAQVKP, encoded by the coding sequence ATGATCGCAACGAAACATCTACCCATGCTGCTTATGATCCTATTTCTCCCGGGATGTTTGCTAGGGCCGGACTATCAGCAGCCGGACCTTAATGTCCCGGAAGACTGGAACAGGATGACCCTGGAAAGCTCATCCTCTCAGCTTCCCATTACGGTAGGACAGGTGCCGGAGGCCGAGTGGTGGCGAATGTTTGGCAATGATGAATTGAATGGATTGATTGAACAGGCTTTGGATCGTAACCATGATCTCCGACAAGCGGCGTTTCGGGTACTGGAGGCGCACGCGATTGCCTATGGGTCAGGAGCCGGGCTTTATCCCAATGTGTCCTTGAATGGATCGTATAGCCGAATTCGTCGATCGGAAAGCATTTTGGTCGGTCCAACAGGAGGGGCTCCTGAAGGGTTCGCGCCACCGGGTGCCAATTTTGATATTTGGCGTGCGGACATCGATCTTCGATGGGAACTGGATTTATGGGGTCGGATTCGACGCGGGAAGGAGGCCTTTACTGCAGAAGCGTTGGGGAGCGAAATGAATCGCCGCGGTCTGTTGTTGAGCCTGGTCGGTGAGGTGGGAGATTCCTATTTCCGGCTTCGTGAACTCGACGAACAAGTGGAAATTGCGGAACGGAACTTGGCCCTTCAACAAGACTCACTGTCGATCATCCGGAGCCGTGCGCAGGCCGGTCTGGTATCTGACCTGGATGTGAAACGAGAGGAAACCCTTGTGGCTCAAACGGCCTCGCAAATTCCCGAGTTTCGGCGTCAACGGGCTGTTCAACTGCATCAACTCGAAGTGTTGACCGGGGCCAATCCTGGGACGCTGGTGTTGTCCTCCAAGCCCCTTCGGTCCGTGATGGCGCAACCAACGATCCCTGTCGGTCTGCCTTCAGATCTCTTGCAACGGCGCCCGGATATTTTGGAAAAGGAAGAAATCTTAAAAGCCGCCAATGCTCGAATTGGGGAAGCCCGCGCCTACTTTTTCCCCAGTGTGGCCATCACGGGAAACGGAGGGTTTCTCACCAGCGAATTCGATCAATGGTTCAAATGGGGCAGCCGCAACATGGCGATCGGTCCCTCGGTTACCCTTCCGATCTTTGAAGGCTATACCAATTTGGCCAGATTAGAGGTGGCGGAAAACCGGTATCAACAAATGTTGGAAGACTACCATCAAACCATTCTGAATGCGTTTAGGGAAGTGGCTGATGTGCTGGTTGCCCTACAAACGCGCAAAGAGCAACTGGTCAGTCAACATCAACATGTGGCAGCGGCCCGGGAATCGCTGGAGCTGGCGGACATCCGGTATCGCAAGGGATTGGTTAGCTATATCGACGTCATAGATGCTCAGCGCATTGTGCTCGATGCAGAATTGGGAGTGGTCCAAACCGAGCGGGAACGTCTCACGGCTATGGTGGATTTGTTCAAAGCCGTAGGCGGCGGTTGGGAGCAGGAACAACTGGCTCAAGTGAAGCCATAA
- a CDS encoding DUF7379 domain-containing protein has product MKRLVVHGQPEPLELKSATPDFPANLKDLVTLKHSARVQRARAGQPPLEFDDLSPNDLIQLELDQGLKLWVRVDDLERDFGLTPSRGPAGDVVELPSVLPIGASSRGIVGNWVIKGFKVFGLDPVGATTDLIKDKVEGVLKPGPGLYRWEGKESSDYTRIKSLEKEKTDKPWLVFIHGTASSTEGSFGGLWDGGANARMVQLLGHYPKRVLAFQHRTLSQNPIQNALELAGYFPEGARLHLVSHSRGGLVGELLCRSIMEGRFPFDQDDLEVFAQPDRKADLKQLEQLGHLLQQKQLIIERFVRVGCPARGTTLASGRLDRYLSIILNVVGAIPGLKGNPVLEGLSAFLLGVVKNRTKPEELPGLEAQMPDSPLVRILNRPGVRSMADLHILGGDVAGEGVLGRLKTFVTDLFYREDHDLVVNTPAMFGGTERTGEVQYWIDTGKEVDHFHYFRNPDTANRLMQALTKDVPHSLFHRLEREPSEVTEDDYRKRAVGSPQPVVYVLPGTMGSQLKVGKDRVWLDKLDLAFGGLKKLKHTAKIVVADQPIGSGYKDLIKYLANSHTVKPFAYDWRKSLVELADRFRKDLEETVKAQEAVGQPVRIVAHSMGGLVVRVMMATEEGKKVWDRMCQHPGSRFIMLGTPNGGSHAITGMLMGRDPLVRMLDLLDITNSQTTLLGFISRFDGVLQLLPHNGSLDVYQSETWKSLLEHDRDRARGLFGAKVATSQTAGIEWPVPDAEQLAEAFKVQQLLQASPIDSQRMLYVAGRADATPCDVSIDLSAPATRRVRIDATSFGDGRVPWDTGIPEALKHQAYYVDIEHGDLANAPEHFDGLLDLLNAGVTTKLSQVPPVRRGVSVVPFELPEVRLEMYPSEEDLIASALGSARVKKKRQPTRKITVTMVHGNLSRASSPVAVGHYEGDTIVSAEAYLDRQLNGRLRERQCLGLYPDKLNTSAVVLNDGDCHQGRTHPGAIVVGLGMVGDLTPGGLTSTMADAMVNYALTCIEVERERRRATTVDGSCGPKLKIPLTMLLIGTGAGGLSLVDSLQSLLRGILQANRRLDRLERTETLESEKPSADSERLTGSIESVEILELYQDLAIQATKSLLELGRSQDFREHLHIHEVMVEGVEGRRRASFDEEAGWWQRLRIATQNDGSLKFEALTNRARAETYLQPAQRKLIERFLERAMATTQNDLELSSTLFELIIPNRMKEYAPDRRSMVLVLDEKSAAYPWELLHNRFDPNSRPLAVEAGMVRQMAVPQFREKVLHGTALNALVIGDPTSHESSGKFSPLPGAAAEAREVAQLIRHQEYRDVVELVEGEATPDAILAALYQQPYRIVHCAAHGVFEFPLEEEAAKSGATVTKTESYTKPKTVTGMVLGEGLFLTPAEIDQMRYVPELVFLNCCHLGQTKGSAEQANIPFHQLASNLGTQLICMGVRAVVAAGWAVDDLAAKTFARKFYEEMFRNRTFGDAVRLAREEIFLRQGGSNTWGAYQCYGDPDFALTIGAKSMGRQRRMVAPVELRVELYNLVQEAKTAEPKDEPRLRRRLQELSAGVGQGWTESAAMCAALGLAYGELGLFAEAVGFYDRGRTLQPADATVESLEQLANLKVRWAVDRLESQGNVKTQKLDSLEKEFPITDLFRDAEKILAGLLTIQHTQERYALKGKLYKGKAMLLTKKGEQRKALLEMKNCYAEGYKSGKAAKRNDVYYPLGNRLAAEIVLSWDKSKGRSTRRGKVKGSDSVAEGLAELSTYAQELIGKGQSFWDMSLTPDHKLLEALYAQRLTANDQKEILGGYLEAKRLGGSAREIHSVINNIKFFELMVATQAPLKIRQQLIFGLKTLHESLMSDSGAKGEPE; this is encoded by the coding sequence ATGAAGCGTCTTGTCGTGCATGGACAACCTGAGCCGCTCGAACTGAAATCCGCAACTCCCGATTTTCCTGCCAATCTGAAGGACCTGGTCACCCTGAAACATAGTGCCAGGGTCCAACGGGCTCGCGCGGGCCAACCACCTCTGGAATTTGATGATTTGAGCCCGAACGATCTCATCCAATTGGAGCTGGATCAGGGATTGAAATTGTGGGTCCGGGTGGATGATCTGGAAAGGGATTTTGGATTGACTCCCAGCCGTGGGCCTGCCGGTGACGTGGTCGAACTTCCCAGCGTGTTGCCTATTGGGGCCTCCAGTCGGGGTATCGTCGGAAATTGGGTGATAAAAGGTTTCAAAGTGTTTGGCCTGGACCCCGTGGGCGCAACCACAGACTTGATTAAGGATAAAGTTGAGGGTGTGTTGAAGCCGGGCCCGGGTCTCTATCGGTGGGAAGGAAAAGAGTCGTCTGATTACACACGGATCAAATCCCTGGAAAAGGAAAAGACAGATAAACCGTGGCTGGTCTTCATTCATGGAACCGCCTCTTCGACCGAGGGCAGTTTCGGCGGACTCTGGGATGGAGGCGCCAATGCCCGTATGGTGCAACTCCTTGGGCATTACCCCAAACGTGTGCTGGCCTTCCAACATCGAACGCTTTCTCAGAATCCCATTCAAAATGCGTTGGAACTTGCCGGGTATTTTCCCGAAGGGGCTCGTCTGCACCTGGTCTCGCATTCCCGTGGTGGACTCGTGGGGGAATTGCTGTGTCGTAGCATCATGGAGGGCCGATTTCCCTTTGATCAGGATGATCTCGAGGTCTTTGCCCAACCGGATCGAAAGGCCGATCTGAAGCAGTTGGAGCAACTCGGTCATCTGCTCCAGCAAAAACAATTGATCATTGAGCGGTTTGTCCGGGTGGGATGTCCAGCCCGCGGCACCACGTTGGCGAGTGGCCGTTTGGATCGGTATTTGTCGATTATCCTGAACGTGGTTGGGGCGATCCCTGGACTGAAGGGCAACCCGGTGCTTGAGGGACTTTCCGCATTCCTGCTGGGCGTGGTGAAAAACCGGACCAAACCGGAAGAGTTGCCCGGGTTGGAAGCGCAGATGCCGGATTCGCCATTGGTTCGCATCCTCAATCGACCGGGAGTGCGGTCGATGGCTGACCTGCATATTTTAGGCGGGGATGTGGCCGGAGAAGGGGTGCTGGGGCGACTCAAAACCTTCGTGACGGACTTATTCTATCGGGAAGATCATGATCTGGTCGTGAATACCCCGGCGATGTTCGGCGGGACAGAGCGGACAGGGGAGGTGCAGTATTGGATCGACACCGGAAAGGAGGTGGATCATTTCCATTATTTCCGTAATCCCGATACGGCGAATCGGCTGATGCAGGCTCTCACCAAGGACGTGCCCCATTCCCTCTTTCACCGACTGGAGCGCGAGCCGTCCGAAGTGACCGAAGATGATTACCGCAAACGCGCTGTCGGATCCCCACAGCCTGTTGTTTATGTCCTGCCCGGCACCATGGGCAGTCAACTCAAGGTGGGAAAGGATCGAGTCTGGTTGGATAAGTTGGATTTAGCTTTCGGAGGTCTGAAAAAGCTGAAGCATACCGCGAAAATTGTCGTGGCTGATCAACCTATCGGGAGTGGCTATAAGGACCTCATTAAATATTTGGCCAATTCACATACGGTTAAACCCTTTGCTTATGATTGGCGAAAATCGCTGGTCGAACTTGCTGACCGGTTTCGAAAGGATTTAGAAGAAACGGTCAAGGCACAGGAAGCTGTGGGACAACCGGTACGGATCGTCGCGCACTCCATGGGCGGGTTGGTGGTGCGGGTCATGATGGCGACGGAAGAGGGAAAAAAGGTGTGGGATCGCATGTGCCAGCATCCCGGTTCCCGGTTCATCATGCTGGGCACCCCCAATGGGGGGTCGCACGCCATCACCGGAATGCTCATGGGGCGTGATCCACTGGTACGAATGTTGGACCTTCTGGATATTACGAATTCCCAAACGACTCTTTTGGGATTTATTTCCAGATTTGATGGAGTTCTGCAGCTTCTCCCGCATAACGGGTCCCTTGATGTCTATCAATCGGAAACCTGGAAATCACTCCTGGAGCATGACCGGGATCGGGCGCGAGGGTTATTCGGGGCAAAGGTGGCAACCTCACAAACCGCAGGAATTGAGTGGCCCGTGCCGGATGCTGAGCAACTGGCTGAAGCCTTCAAGGTTCAGCAACTTCTTCAGGCCAGCCCGATTGACTCTCAACGGATGCTCTATGTTGCGGGGCGAGCGGATGCGACACCGTGTGATGTCTCCATTGACCTCTCGGCCCCAGCCACGCGGCGGGTAAGGATCGATGCGACCTCCTTTGGGGATGGGCGGGTTCCCTGGGATACCGGCATTCCCGAAGCACTCAAACACCAGGCGTATTATGTGGACATTGAGCATGGTGATCTGGCCAATGCTCCGGAACACTTTGATGGCCTGCTTGATTTATTGAATGCCGGAGTCACCACGAAGTTGTCCCAAGTGCCTCCTGTTCGTCGGGGGGTGTCCGTTGTCCCCTTTGAGCTCCCCGAGGTTCGGCTCGAAATGTATCCCAGCGAGGAGGATCTCATTGCGTCCGCCCTGGGCTCGGCTCGCGTCAAAAAGAAACGCCAGCCTACCCGGAAAATTACCGTGACCATGGTCCATGGCAATTTGTCCCGCGCCTCGTCTCCTGTGGCGGTGGGGCATTATGAAGGAGACACGATTGTCAGTGCCGAGGCCTATCTTGACCGGCAACTCAATGGTCGATTGCGTGAACGACAGTGCTTGGGTCTCTATCCGGATAAACTCAATACTTCTGCCGTGGTACTAAACGATGGGGATTGTCATCAGGGAAGAACGCATCCAGGGGCCATAGTGGTGGGGTTGGGCATGGTTGGAGATTTAACTCCGGGAGGGTTAACGAGCACCATGGCCGATGCGATGGTCAACTATGCGCTTACATGTATCGAGGTCGAGCGGGAACGCCGCCGCGCCACGACGGTGGATGGTTCGTGCGGTCCAAAACTGAAAATCCCTCTGACTATGTTGCTGATTGGGACGGGTGCGGGAGGCCTGTCCCTGGTTGATTCCCTCCAATCGCTTCTTCGTGGAATTCTTCAGGCTAATCGGCGTTTGGACCGACTGGAACGGACGGAGACACTTGAATCTGAAAAGCCGTCCGCAGATTCCGAGCGTCTCACAGGCTCCATTGAGTCGGTCGAGATACTTGAGTTGTATCAGGATCTGGCCATTCAAGCCACGAAGTCACTACTGGAACTGGGACGATCACAGGATTTTCGTGAACATCTGCATATCCATGAAGTCATGGTCGAGGGAGTTGAGGGGCGTCGTCGTGCCTCATTTGATGAAGAGGCGGGGTGGTGGCAACGATTGCGCATTGCCACCCAAAATGACGGCTCCTTGAAATTTGAAGCCCTCACCAATCGTGCGCGGGCGGAAACCTATTTGCAGCCGGCACAACGCAAACTCATTGAACGGTTTTTGGAACGAGCCATGGCTACCACCCAGAATGATCTGGAATTATCCAGCACCCTGTTTGAGCTCATCATTCCGAATCGGATGAAAGAATATGCTCCGGACCGTCGAAGTATGGTGCTGGTGTTGGATGAAAAGTCGGCGGCCTATCCTTGGGAATTATTGCACAATCGGTTTGATCCCAACTCGCGTCCTCTCGCTGTGGAAGCCGGGATGGTGCGGCAAATGGCGGTTCCACAATTCCGTGAAAAAGTTCTCCATGGAACAGCTCTCAATGCGCTCGTCATTGGGGACCCCACCAGTCACGAATCTTCAGGAAAATTTTCTCCTTTGCCGGGTGCCGCGGCCGAAGCGCGGGAAGTGGCGCAACTCATTCGTCACCAGGAGTACCGTGATGTCGTGGAACTCGTGGAGGGTGAAGCGACACCGGATGCGATTCTGGCTGCCCTGTATCAACAGCCCTATCGCATTGTGCATTGTGCGGCGCATGGCGTCTTTGAATTCCCATTAGAAGAGGAGGCTGCCAAGTCCGGGGCGACAGTTACCAAAACGGAATCTTATACGAAACCAAAAACGGTCACGGGGATGGTCTTGGGGGAAGGCCTGTTTTTGACACCGGCCGAAATTGACCAAATGCGGTATGTGCCCGAATTGGTATTTTTGAATTGCTGCCATCTGGGACAAACCAAAGGCAGTGCTGAACAAGCGAACATTCCGTTTCATCAACTCGCCTCAAACCTGGGGACTCAGCTGATTTGTATGGGCGTGCGGGCGGTGGTTGCGGCAGGTTGGGCAGTGGACGACCTTGCCGCCAAAACCTTTGCCAGGAAATTCTATGAAGAGATGTTCCGAAATCGAACATTCGGTGATGCCGTGCGGCTGGCGCGTGAGGAGATCTTTCTTCGCCAGGGCGGATCCAATACGTGGGGAGCGTACCAATGTTATGGGGACCCGGATTTTGCGTTAACGATCGGAGCGAAAAGCATGGGTAGGCAACGCCGGATGGTGGCTCCTGTCGAATTGCGAGTGGAATTGTACAATCTGGTTCAAGAGGCCAAAACAGCCGAGCCGAAAGATGAGCCCCGGTTGCGACGCCGATTGCAAGAATTGTCTGCCGGTGTTGGACAAGGGTGGACGGAGTCCGCGGCCATGTGTGCGGCGCTGGGGTTGGCCTATGGAGAATTGGGCCTCTTTGCGGAGGCGGTCGGATTCTATGATCGAGGGAGAACGCTGCAACCGGCCGATGCGACGGTGGAATCGCTGGAACAGTTAGCCAACCTGAAAGTCCGGTGGGCAGTCGATCGCCTTGAAAGCCAGGGAAATGTAAAAACACAGAAGCTCGACTCCCTGGAAAAGGAATTCCCGATCACGGACCTGTTTAGGGATGCGGAAAAAATTCTTGCTGGCCTTCTCACGATTCAACACACACAAGAGCGGTATGCGCTCAAAGGGAAGCTCTACAAAGGAAAAGCCATGCTCCTCACCAAGAAGGGGGAGCAACGGAAAGCCTTACTGGAAATGAAGAATTGTTATGCGGAGGGCTACAAAAGCGGCAAAGCGGCAAAGCGAAACGATGTGTATTATCCCTTGGGCAATCGACTGGCGGCTGAGATTGTGCTCTCGTGGGATAAGTCTAAAGGGCGGTCAACTCGACGCGGGAAGGTAAAAGGATCTGATTCTGTCGCAGAGGGGCTTGCCGAATTATCAACCTATGCACAAGAGTTAATCGGAAAAGGACAATCTTTTTGGGATATGAGTCTGACCCCGGATCACAAACTGCTCGAGGCATTATATGCACAGCGTCTGACAGCCAACGATCAAAAGGAAATTCTCGGTGGATATCTTGAGGCCAAACGACTGGGAGGTTCAGCCAGAGAAATACATTCTGTGATCAACAATATCAAGTTCTTTGAATTGATGGTTGCCACTCAGGCCCCTCTCAAAATTCGTCAACAGCTGATCTTTGGACTGAAAACATTACATGAGAGTCTTATGTCGGATAGTGGTGCAAAGGGCGAGCCTGAATAG